Proteins encoded within one genomic window of Flavobacterium oreochromis:
- a CDS encoding HAD family hydrolase, with amino-acid sequence MTISFDLDDTLIPTTFRFDVEKQNFLQRVFKIEKIRKGSIKLFKELEKRHIKVNIYTTSYRSKSRIKIMFMSYGIKVHKIINQQEHNKYVKIQSSKFPPIFNIDIHIDDSTGVKLEGEKYNFKTIIIDKENNNWVCEIFKSISN; translated from the coding sequence ATGACAATTTCTTTTGATTTAGATGACACATTGATTCCAACAACTTTTAGATTTGATGTAGAAAAGCAAAATTTTTTACAGAGAGTTTTTAAAATTGAAAAGATAAGAAAAGGAAGTATTAAATTGTTTAAAGAATTAGAAAAAAGACATATCAAAGTAAATATTTACACAACTTCGTATAGAAGTAAATCAAGAATTAAAATTATGTTTATGTCTTATGGAATCAAAGTACATAAAATAATAAATCAACAAGAACATAATAAATATGTAAAAATCCAAAGCTCAAAATTTCCACCAATCTTTAATATTGATATACATATAGATGATTCAACTGGAGTTAAATTAGAAGGGGAGAAATATAATTTTAAAACAATTATAATTGACAAGGAAAATAATAATTGGGTTTGTGAAATATTTAAAAGCATTAGTAATTAA
- the sufB gene encoding Fe-S cluster assembly protein SufB, producing the protein MSKYTEDDLKIELENKEYEYGFYTDIESETFPAGLNEEIVRAISKKKNEPEWMTEWRLEAFRIWNEMTEPEWANVHYEKPDFQAVSYYSAPKKKDKYNSLDEVDPELLETFKKLGISIDEQKQLTGVAVDIVMDSVSVATTFKKTLAEKGIIFCSISEAIQEHPELVRKYIGTVVPQKDNFYAALNSAVFSDGSFCYIPKGVRCPMELSTYFRINQGGTGQFERTLVIADEGSYVSYLEGCTAPSRDENQLHAAVVELIALDNAEIKYSTVQNWYPGNKEGKGGVYNFVTKRGLCEKNAKISWTQVETGSAVTWKYPSCILKGDNSIGEFYSIAVTNNFQQADTGTKMIHLGKNTKSTIISKGISAGKSQNSYRGLVQVSSRAENARNFSQCDSLLMGNNCGAHTFPYIESNNSTAKIEHEATTSKIGEDQIFYCNQRGIPTEKAIALIVNGFSKEVLNKLPMEFAVEAQKLLEISLEGSVG; encoded by the coding sequence ATGAGCAAATATACCGAAGACGATTTAAAAATAGAGTTAGAAAATAAAGAGTACGAATACGGCTTTTATACTGATATTGAATCTGAAACCTTTCCCGCGGGTCTAAACGAAGAGATTGTTCGTGCTATTTCCAAAAAGAAAAACGAACCTGAATGGATGACAGAATGGCGTTTAGAAGCATTTCGCATTTGGAATGAAATGACGGAACCTGAATGGGCAAACGTTCATTATGAAAAACCTGATTTTCAAGCAGTATCTTATTATTCAGCACCTAAGAAAAAAGACAAATACAACAGCTTAGACGAAGTAGATCCTGAATTACTCGAAACATTTAAAAAATTAGGAATATCTATTGACGAGCAAAAACAATTAACAGGTGTGGCAGTTGATATTGTAATGGACTCTGTTTCTGTTGCAACAACTTTCAAAAAAACCTTAGCTGAAAAAGGCATTATTTTCTGTTCGATTTCGGAAGCCATTCAAGAACACCCAGAATTGGTTCGTAAATATATAGGAACAGTAGTTCCTCAGAAAGATAATTTCTATGCAGCTTTAAATTCAGCTGTATTTTCTGATGGAAGTTTCTGCTATATCCCAAAAGGCGTTCGTTGTCCTATGGAATTATCTACCTATTTCCGTATTAACCAAGGAGGTACAGGTCAGTTTGAAAGAACTTTAGTAATTGCTGACGAAGGGAGTTATGTATCATACCTAGAAGGCTGTACTGCGCCAAGTCGTGATGAAAACCAATTACATGCAGCAGTTGTTGAATTAATTGCTTTAGATAATGCTGAAATTAAATATTCAACAGTTCAAAACTGGTATCCAGGCAACAAAGAAGGAAAAGGAGGCGTTTATAACTTCGTTACAAAACGTGGTTTATGCGAGAAAAATGCGAAAATTTCTTGGACACAGGTCGAAACAGGTTCAGCAGTAACTTGGAAATACCCTTCTTGCATATTAAAAGGGGATAACTCAATTGGTGAATTCTACTCAATTGCTGTTACAAACAATTTCCAACAAGCAGATACAGGTACTAAAATGATTCACTTAGGCAAAAACACTAAGTCAACCATTATTTCTAAAGGTATTTCTGCTGGAAAATCACAAAATAGCTATAGAGGTTTAGTGCAAGTTAGTTCACGTGCCGAAAATGCACGTAATTTCTCTCAGTGTGACTCTTTATTAATGGGAAACAATTGTGGCGCACATACTTTCCCTTATATTGAATCAAATAATTCAACAGCAAAAATAGAACATGAAGCAACCACTTCTAAAATTGGTGAAGATCAAATTTTTTACTGTAACCAACGTGGTATTCCTACCGAAAAAGCAATTGCATTAATTGTAAACGGTTTCAGTAAAGAAGTATTAAACAAGTTGCCTATGGAGTTTGCTGTGGAGGCTCAAAAGTTATTAGAAATCTCATTAGAAGGAAGTGTGGGTTAA
- a CDS encoding HesB/IscA family protein produces MIKVSESASKKIIDMMKEDGFDASKDFVRVGVKSGGCSGLSYELKFDKETSENDKVFEDNNIKIAVEKKSYLYLIGTILEYSGGLNGKGFVFNNPNAQRTCGCGESFSL; encoded by the coding sequence ATGATAAAAGTTTCAGAATCAGCAAGTAAGAAAATCATTGATATGATGAAAGAAGATGGCTTTGATGCTTCAAAAGATTTCGTCCGTGTAGGAGTAAAAAGTGGTGGTTGTTCAGGCTTATCTTATGAACTTAAGTTTGACAAGGAAACCTCTGAAAATGATAAGGTTTTTGAAGACAATAATATTAAAATAGCTGTTGAAAAAAAATCATATTTATATCTAATAGGCACAATACTTGAGTATTCAGGAGGCCTTAACGGTAAGGGTTTTGTTTTTAATAACCCTAATGCCCAAAGAACATGTGGCTGCGGAGAGAGTTTCTCTCTTTAA
- a CDS encoding YjgN family protein has protein sequence MDQKLKQTKSYQMNFDGKGETFFGIIILNWVLSIITLGFYYPWAKEKRLKYLYSETILDGSPFEFHGTGKEMFKGFLVSIAVFLGIGIIVGTFYMLDYQVIATLLLIGVLVVIVPFAIHGSYRYRMSKTSWRGIRFGYRGKRNELIVNFLRWMGLTVLTLGFYGAWFTINLRRYIIQNIRFGDIKMDYKGNGGDYFVINIKGYILTLFTLGIYGFWWQKDIIEYYVNNLKLHKGDDELDFTTNITGGGIFKFTIVNILILMFTLGLGAAWVEMRMMKFLFSSIQLEGTIDLNTINQTEEIYKDATGEDIEDLLDIDLVI, from the coding sequence ATGGATCAAAAATTAAAACAAACTAAGAGCTATCAAATGAATTTTGATGGTAAAGGAGAAACCTTTTTTGGAATTATAATTCTTAATTGGGTATTAAGTATAATTACTTTAGGATTTTACTATCCTTGGGCTAAAGAAAAACGATTGAAATATTTGTATAGTGAAACTATTTTAGATGGAAGTCCTTTTGAGTTTCATGGAACAGGGAAAGAAATGTTTAAGGGATTTCTAGTTAGTATAGCAGTTTTTTTAGGTATTGGCATTATCGTTGGAACTTTTTATATGTTGGATTACCAAGTTATCGCTACTTTATTACTAATAGGCGTTTTGGTAGTAATTGTTCCATTTGCTATACATGGATCATACCGTTATAGAATGTCTAAAACTTCTTGGAGGGGTATTCGTTTTGGTTATAGAGGAAAACGTAATGAGTTAATTGTTAATTTTTTAAGATGGATGGGTTTAACTGTTTTGACTTTAGGGTTTTATGGAGCTTGGTTTACCATTAATTTAAGAAGATATATAATCCAAAATATCCGTTTTGGAGATATAAAAATGGATTATAAAGGAAATGGGGGAGATTATTTTGTGATAAATATTAAAGGATATATTTTAACTTTATTTACTTTAGGAATTTATGGTTTTTGGTGGCAAAAAGATATTATTGAATACTATGTCAATAATTTAAAATTGCATAAGGGAGATGATGAATTAGATTTTACTACTAATATTACAGGTGGTGGGATTTTTAAATTCACTATAGTAAATATACTGATTTTAATGTTTACTTTAGGTTTAGGTGCAGCTTGGGTTGAAATGCGTATGATGAAATTCTTATTTTCTTCTATACAATTAGAAGGAACGATTGATCTCAATACAATTAATCAAACAGAAGAAATTTATAAAGATGCTACTGGAGAGGATATTGAAGATTTATTAGATATTGATTTAGTTATATAA
- a CDS encoding M48 family metallopeptidase yields MYFENEGKGWLNWSIHEVKLTSQSNLVSLHYNLDISQSIQITDQKFIKDFKQYLSDNRQLDWYQKVGKLNLGVLLSVAIVLFVFIIISYLYVVPWFGEKAAILLPESFDDELGKSAFHHFILTENKNQKESKLLQEFSDNLNLNNTKKLHLTVVNSPIVNAFALPDGNVVVYKRMLDKISTYEELAALIGHETAHINNRHSVKLLCRDLSGYLFLSAILGDINGIMSIIGQHADSLYSLSFSRNFEKESDEEGFKLMLANKINPRGMIKLFEALEEEEHQEGINVPEFLSSHPITQDRIKTIQKLISSKQYNFKKNKKLESIFNQLKQEDHSK; encoded by the coding sequence TTGTATTTCGAAAATGAAGGAAAAGGTTGGTTAAATTGGTCAATTCATGAAGTGAAATTGACTTCACAATCTAATTTAGTATCCTTACATTATAATTTGGATATTTCACAAAGTATTCAGATTACAGATCAGAAATTTATAAAAGATTTTAAGCAATATTTATCAGATAATAGACAACTTGATTGGTATCAAAAAGTAGGAAAACTAAATTTAGGAGTACTACTTTCCGTTGCTATAGTCTTATTTGTTTTTATTATTATAAGTTATCTTTATGTAGTTCCTTGGTTTGGGGAAAAAGCAGCTATTTTGTTACCAGAAAGTTTTGATGATGAATTAGGAAAATCTGCTTTTCATCACTTCATATTAACTGAAAATAAAAATCAAAAAGAATCTAAATTACTACAAGAATTTTCTGATAATCTAAATCTAAATAATACTAAAAAATTACATCTTACAGTAGTCAATTCACCTATAGTAAATGCTTTTGCATTGCCAGATGGAAATGTGGTAGTTTATAAAAGAATGCTGGATAAAATAAGTACTTATGAAGAATTAGCAGCATTAATAGGACATGAAACGGCTCATATTAATAACAGGCATTCTGTAAAGTTATTGTGTAGAGATTTATCAGGTTATCTATTTTTGTCTGCAATATTGGGCGATATTAATGGAATAATGTCTATAATAGGACAACATGCGGATAGTTTATATTCACTCTCTTTTTCAAGGAATTTCGAAAAAGAATCAGATGAAGAAGGGTTTAAGCTGATGCTAGCTAACAAGATAAACCCTAGAGGAATGATTAAATTATTTGAAGCTTTAGAAGAAGAAGAACATCAGGAAGGTATAAATGTTCCAGAATTTCTAAGTTCACATCCTATAACTCAGGACCGAATAAAAACTATACAAAAGTTAATTTCGAGTAAGCAATATAATTTTAAAAAAAATAAAAAGCTTGAAAGTATTTTTAATCAATTGAAACAAGAAGACCACTCTAAATGA